One Deltaproteobacteria bacterium genomic window, GCGCCGCCGATGAGGATAATCCCTACCAGCCAGAGAGAAAGAAACCAGGGAAAGTGCTCCGGACTTATAGCGGCCAGATTGCTCACCCAAAAGGCCCCCGCCACGCCGCCGATGAAACCGGCCACAAAAAAGGCAAAAAGCTTGTACTTGACGATATTGATGCCCATGGTCTCCGCAGCGATGTCATTGTCGCGGATGGCGACCCACGCCCTTCCGACCTTGGAACGAAGGAGATTCAGTAGACCGGCGCAGCAAAGAATGACCAGCACGAGCATAAAATAGTAAATCTTGATACCGGAATCCATGAGCCAGGGACCGATCTTAATGGTCCCCGGCGGCAAGGAGAAGGCTTGGCCCCGTCCGCCAATTTGAGAGACGTACTGTGTCAAGATAAAATCAACGGTGATAAATTGAGCGGCCATGGTGGTCAGAATAAGGTAAAACCCTTTGACTTTGGCCGATGGAAGACCGAAAAGGACGCTCCACATACCGGCCGTTACGGCAGCCACGAAAATACTGACGGGATATGCCAGTCCCCAGTCAAGCATGAACTGCGGCCAGGGAAACTGAAGGATCAACAGGGTGCTCGTATAGGCGCCGACCGCGATAAAAGCCGCATGCCCGAGAGTGACCTGACCGCAATAGCCGATAAGAAGCTGAACACCCAAAGCTCCTAACACATAGTATCCGATCACGATGAATACGGCAAAGGAAAATACCCCGCCGATGAATTCGACTTCTGCGATGTAAGGTTCGAGGAAAGGGAAGACCACAAACAGAAAAAGGAAAAGGAGGATCATCTTCCCCTTAACGAACCCTGTTTGCCACCAGGCGTGATCCTGGGAGTAGTTCTCGTGATAGGTACCGCAAGGCAGGAAAGTCGTCGACATACGATCCGCTCCTTTTACTCAACGATTCTCATGAATTGACAGGAAACAGTCACCACGAGTCGCTTACACCCGCTCGATTCGTTCCCAACCCCACAGACCGAAAGGCTTGAACAGCAGAAAAACGGCCATGAATGCAAAGGGCGCAATCTCTTTTACGCCTCCGGGGAAGTATTGGTCCAAATAGGCCCCGCATAGGTTCTGGAGAACGCCGATGATGATTCCACCTACGATGGCTCCGGGAACGGAGTTCAAACCGCCCAAAACCACGGCAGGCAACACCAGTAGGCCCAAATACCCAACGGAAATATTCAGACCGTTGATGTTGCCCAGCAGGCTGCCTCCAACACCTGCAGCCATGAACGCAATGGACCAGGCGGCCGCGTAAACAAACCGGGCGCTGACTCCGATAGAGAGGGCGGCCATCTCGTCGTCCGCGGTGGCCTGCATGGCCAAACCCCATTTTGTATATTTAAAGAACCCCACGAAAACGACGAGCAACAACAAAGCTACCACGAAACTCCATAGATACACACGGCCTATGACCAGAAAGCCGATGCGTATCGGCTCCATGGAGAAAACCGCAGGAGTGAAGACCCGGGTGTCCGTTCCCCAGATGATTTCGACTACGGCTCTGAAGAAGAAAGAAAGGCCTACCGTCACCATGATCACCGTCAGCACCGGCTCGCCAATGAGTTTGTCGAGGAAAATGCGCTCCGTAAGGATACCCAATATAAGTCCGATGATCAGCGAAATACCCACGGCCAGAACGAAGGGAACACCCGCCTCGTAGAAACTTAAGGATACATACGCTCCGATCAATGTGAGCTCGCCCATGGCAAGGTTCAGAACACCGGAACACTTGTAGATCAGCACCCAACCCAGCGCGATCAATGCATAGATGCCGCCCACCATGACGCCCGTTGTAATCGTCATCAAAAATAGTTCCATTGCTTACTCCTCTGAAACAGCCAGATCGGTCACGCGAAGATCGGTCTTGATATGCGTCTCACGTCCGTCTTCATATTTTATGGTGGTGTCAATATGAATGATTTCCTGATCGCCGTAGAGCCCTTCTACAATGTTCGAATATCTCCCCTCCACGAAAGCTCGCCGCAGCTTTCTCGTGCGGGTTAGCTCGTCATCGTCAGGATCGAATTCCTTGTACAGATTGATGAACTTATGAATTCGCGCCGGGGAGGGGAGGTCTTTGTTCGCTTCCCCGATCTGTTTGGCAATGAGAGCGCAGATCTCCTCCTTTTGCGACAATTCGTGGTAGGATGTGTAGTTGAGTTTCTTCTCATCGGCCCACCTGCCCACCACTTCATAATCGATACACGTGACCGCGGTCACGAAAGGCCTCTCATTACCGATCACCCAGGCGTCCTTGACGTAGGGGCTGAATTTGAGCCTGGTTTCAAGGTATTGAGGGGAAAAGAGGCGGCCGTCCGAAAGAGTCATAACGTCTTTGCTGCGGTCAAAAACCACCAGATGGCCGTCTTCATCGATGAACCCCTTGTCTCCGGAATACAGCCAGCCATCCACCAAGGTGTTCTTAGTCGCTTCGGGATTCTTGTAATACCCGAGGAATACTGAAGGACTTTTCGAAATGATTTCACCACCTTCCGTGATTTTGACTTCCGTGCCCGGAAGGGGAAGTCCTACGGTATCGAACTTGATGCTGCCGTTTCGATGAACCACACTGATTCCCGCGATCTCCGTCTGACCGTATATCTGCTTCAGGTTCACGCCCAAGGCATGGAAAAAACGAAAGTGATCGGGACCCATGGCCGCCCCGCCGGTGTAAGCATTTCGAATGTTCGAAAGCCCGAGATGGTCTCTCAGCTTCTTGTGGACGGTCCAGTAACAGAACTTCTGCAGCACTTTCCAATGAAAGGGTACGGGTTTCTTGTCGAATCCGAGATTGGCGACCTTATAGCCCACCTTCATGGCAAAAGTGTACAGATTGCGCTTGATCCACGTGGAATCCAAATGTTTGACTTGCACCGTTCGGGTCATCTGCTCATACATACGGGGGGGAGCAAACATGACGTGGGGTCCGATTTCCCGGATGTTCTCGAGAGCGGTTTCAGGTTCCTCGGGAAAATTGATCGTATAGCCAATCTGAAGTCCGCACGAGATGGACATCATTTGCTCTCCAATCCATGCGAACGGCAAATACGAAACAAAGTCGTCCGTGGGTTGGCATGGATCCACCGCCATGAGGTTGTGCCCCATGGTGAGCATGTTATAATGCGTCAGAAGGGCGCCCTTAGGGAGTGCGGTCGTGCCCGAAGTATAGAACAGAAGCGCGATATCATCCCCCTGCCCTTCGTTGATGCGATCCTCGAAAAGCCGGGGTTCTTTTCTGTCCAGTTTGCGTCCCAGTTCCATGACTTCTTTGAGACTGATCAACACGTTTTGCTGGTAATTGCGCATTCCTTTCGGGTCGTCCCAGACGATCTTTTCCAGCTTCGGGCATTCATCGAGGATGGAAAGTCCTTTATCCACCTCTTCTTGGCCCTCTCCCACCAGAAATTTGGTGTCCGAATGATCGATGATGTATTTGACTTCTTCCATCAGCGAATCCTGGAAGAGCCAGACACCGATGCCTCCGGCGCAGAGCGCCGCTATTTCCGTCCAGAGGCCCTCGGGCCTATTATCGCCTATGAGCGCTACCTTATCTCCCCGTTCGAGGCCTAAACCGATCAGTCCCAAAGAGATCAATTTCACTCGATCTAGATAGTCCTGCCAGGTAAGGGGGCGCCAGACGCCGAATTCTTTCTCCCGCATGGCGATTCTGGAAGCGCCGTATTTCCGGCACTGTTGCAGAAAAAGCTTGGGTATGGTCAGGTCTTTACTAATCTCGACGGAAGGACCGGTCATATTATCTCCTCGTAGCATAAAGATCTTCTTCCCCAAGATAGGCCTTGATCACCTCCGGATTGACCTGGACTTCCTGGGGAGTCCCATCCGTGATCACGTTTCCGAAATTCAACACCAATACGCGATTTGATATGTCCATTACCACACCCATATCATGCTCTACCAGAACACAGGTCACCCTCCAGCGCTCTTCTTCGTTCACATCCAGGATGAAGCGCGCCATATCCTCCACTTCCTCGAGATTCAATCCGGCGAGCGGTTCATCCAAGATCAGGAGTTCGGGTTCAAGGGCCAGCGCCCGGCCTAGTTCAACCCGTTTTTGCAGGCCGTAGGGAAGCATTCCCACGGTCTTATGCCGGATGTGTTCGATTTCCAACAAATCGATGATTTCTTCCTCGATGAACCTACGATGGTTAAGCTCCTCCTTGGCCGTCTTTCCCACATAGATACTGCCGGCGGCAATCCCCGACTTCATGTGGATATGACGACCGAGGCGGATGTTGTCCAACACCGTCATGCCGCTGAACAGTTCGATCTTCTGAAACGTGCGGGCGATGCCAAGCTCCGCCCGTCTGTGGGGGCTCAGCCGGCCGATGTCTTTTCCGGCGTATCGGACGCTTCCCCGTTGGGGCCTGTAGAGACCGTTGATGCAATTCATCATCACGGTCTTCCCCGCACCGTTGGGGCCTATGATGGAATGAATTTCCCCTTTTGCCACCTGCAGCGAAACTTCTACAAGCGCGGCCACCTTGCCGAAATGCATATGAACGTCTTCCAGTTCGAGAAGGACGTCTCCCTCTTTGAGGCCACTTCTTGGGACCATCTGGCTAACCTCCGAGTAACCTGGCGCTGCCGGGCAAGGCAACAAT contains:
- a CDS encoding branched-chain amino acid ABC transporter permease, with the translated sequence MSTTFLPCGTYHENYSQDHAWWQTGFVKGKMILLFLFLFVVFPFLEPYIAEVEFIGGVFSFAVFIVIGYYVLGALGVQLLIGYCGQVTLGHAAFIAVGAYTSTLLILQFPWPQFMLDWGLAYPVSIFVAAVTAGMWSVLFGLPSAKVKGFYLILTTMAAQFITVDFILTQYVSQIGGRGQAFSLPPGTIKIGPWLMDSGIKIYYFMLVLVILCCAGLLNLLRSKVGRAWVAIRDNDIAAETMGINIVKYKLFAFFVAGFIGGVAGAFWVSNLAAISPEHFPWFLSLWLVGIILIGGAGSVHGAIYGAIFMGILIEILNQFIMITADVFPALLMRSMFVKDGLFGLAICGFLIYEPNGLAYRWWQAKNYFNLWPFSY
- a CDS encoding AMP-binding protein, whose product is MTGPSVEISKDLTIPKLFLQQCRKYGASRIAMREKEFGVWRPLTWQDYLDRVKLISLGLIGLGLERGDKVALIGDNRPEGLWTEIAALCAGGIGVWLFQDSLMEEVKYIIDHSDTKFLVGEGQEEVDKGLSILDECPKLEKIVWDDPKGMRNYQQNVLISLKEVMELGRKLDRKEPRLFEDRINEGQGDDIALLFYTSGTTALPKGALLTHYNMLTMGHNLMAVDPCQPTDDFVSYLPFAWIGEQMMSISCGLQIGYTINFPEEPETALENIREIGPHVMFAPPRMYEQMTRTVQVKHLDSTWIKRNLYTFAMKVGYKVANLGFDKKPVPFHWKVLQKFCYWTVHKKLRDHLGLSNIRNAYTGGAAMGPDHFRFFHALGVNLKQIYGQTEIAGISVVHRNGSIKFDTVGLPLPGTEVKITEGGEIISKSPSVFLGYYKNPEATKNTLVDGWLYSGDKGFIDEDGHLVVFDRSKDVMTLSDGRLFSPQYLETRLKFSPYVKDAWVIGNERPFVTAVTCIDYEVVGRWADEKKLNYTSYHELSQKEEICALIAKQIGEANKDLPSPARIHKFINLYKEFDPDDDELTRTRKLRRAFVEGRYSNIVEGLYGDQEIIHIDTTIKYEDGRETHIKTDLRVTDLAVSEE
- a CDS encoding ABC transporter ATP-binding protein, coding for MVPRSGLKEGDVLLELEDVHMHFGKVAALVEVSLQVAKGEIHSIIGPNGAGKTVMMNCINGLYRPQRGSVRYAGKDIGRLSPHRRAELGIARTFQKIELFSGMTVLDNIRLGRHIHMKSGIAAGSIYVGKTAKEELNHRRFIEEEIIDLLEIEHIRHKTVGMLPYGLQKRVELGRALALEPELLILDEPLAGLNLEEVEDMARFILDVNEEERWRVTCVLVEHDMGVVMDISNRVLVLNFGNVITDGTPQEVQVNPEVIKAYLGEEDLYATRR
- a CDS encoding branched-chain amino acid ABC transporter permease — protein: MELFLMTITTGVMVGGIYALIALGWVLIYKCSGVLNLAMGELTLIGAYVSLSFYEAGVPFVLAVGISLIIGLILGILTERIFLDKLIGEPVLTVIMVTVGLSFFFRAVVEIIWGTDTRVFTPAVFSMEPIRIGFLVIGRVYLWSFVVALLLLVVFVGFFKYTKWGLAMQATADDEMAALSIGVSARFVYAAAWSIAFMAAGVGGSLLGNINGLNISVGYLGLLVLPAVVLGGLNSVPGAIVGGIIIGVLQNLCGAYLDQYFPGGVKEIAPFAFMAVFLLFKPFGLWGWERIERV